The Cellulomonas shaoxiangyii sequence CGTTCGAGTGATGCGGCGTGCTCGCGGCATATGTCAGGGTTACTTACTAATTCGCCGACGACGTCGTCAGCAGGACGCGCCGCCGTCGCGAGGGTGCGCAGCGCCGCGCACCCACCCGTGCGCGGGCACGCGCGCGGGCCACCCGGGGGGCGGAAGGACGACGATGCGTCAGCAACGCAGATGGCTCACCGCGCTGGCCGTGGGAGCACTCGCAGTCATGGGGGCGGCCGCGCCGGCGGCCGCGGTCGGGCCGGACCGGCTGCCGATCACGGTCGCCAACCAGTCGGGACGGGCCGAGCAGGTGTACGTGCACGTGCTCGGCACCAACCTGGCGACGGGCCGGCTCGGCTGGGTGGACGCGGGCGGGACCTTCCGGCAGTGGCCGGCCGGGTCCAACCCGCCGTCGCCCGCACCGGACAGCGCGATCGCCGGGCCGTCGAACGGCGGCGCGGTCACCGTGCAGGTGCCGCGCGGGTTCTCCGGCCGGATCTACTTCTCCTTCGGGCAGAGGCTGCCGTTCTCGCTCACGCCGGACGGGCTCGTGCAGCCCGCGCCGTGGGCCGGCGGCGACCCGACGCGCGACATCCTGTTCGACTGGAGCGAGCTCACGTACAACGACGACGGGCTGTGGCTGAACAGCTCGCAGGTCGACATGTTCGCGGTGCCGCACTCGGTGAGCGTCACGGGCGCGTCCGGCCAGACGCGCACCACGGGGCGCCTCGTCGCGAACGGGCGCCAGCAGATCATCGACGCGCTCCGCGCCGACCCGGCGTGGGCCCGCAGCGTCGTCACGCGCGCCGACGGCACCGTGCTGCGCGTCCTCGCGCCCGGCAAGGCGGCGAGCGCCGGCCTGCTCAGCGCCACGTACCTCGACGGGTACATCGCCTCGGCGTGGAACGCGTACACGTCCCGCACGCTCACGGTGCAGCCGTTCGGCGACCGGCCCGAGGTCCGGTACACGGGCCGCACGTCCGGCACGACGATGCGGTTCACCGACACCTCGGGCCGCGAGGTCGCGGCGTTCCAGCGGCCGTCGTCGTCCGACGTGTGGGGCTGCGACGGCGCCCTGCACGCGCCGAACGACCAGGTGGTCGGGCCCATCGCGCGCACGCTGTGCGCCGCGCTGTTCCGCGGGACGCTCGGCACCAGCACCACGGAGCCCGTGCTCGACGCGGCGCAGTTCTACCGCAGCACGCCGCCCAACGTGTACGGCCGCGTGGTGCACGAGGCGATGGTCGACAAGCGGGCCTACGCGTTCGCGTTCGACGACGTCGGTGCGTTCGAGTCGCTCGTCCACGACCGCGACCCGCGCAGCGCCCGCGTCGACCTGACCCCGTTCACGGGCGGCACCACGACGGACCCCGGCACCCCGACCACCCCGACGGGCCAGGCGCTCGTCAGCCGGTGGAACGGCAAGTGCCTCGACGTCCCGGGCGGCACGTTCACGGCCGGCAGCCGCGTGCAGATGTGGGAGTGCAACGGCACCGCCGCGCAGCGCTGGCGGGCCGTGGGCGGCGCGCTGCGCGTCGGCCCCGACCAGTGCCTCGACGCCGCGTGGGGCGGCACGACCAACGGGACGCCCGTGCAGATCGCCACGTGCAGCGGGAACGCCGCCCAGCAGTGGCTCCTGACGGCGGCGGGCGACCTGCGCAACCCGCAGTCGAACCGGTGCCTGGACATCGCCGACTGGAACGGCGCCGACGGTGCCCGCCTGCACCTGTGGGACTGCGCCGGCACGGCCAACCAGCGGTGGACGCGCGCCTGACGCCCACCCCGACGAGCACGCGGCCGCCGGCCCTCCCACCCGGGACGGCCGTCGGCCGTCGGCCGTCGCCGGACGCTCAGCCCAGCACGGACAGCCGCCGGTCGTCCCAGCCCACGGCGACCCCGCCGACCGACTGGACGCCGCGGACCCCCGCGGGCAGGGTCGTCCGCCACAGCTCGTGACCGTCCGCGGGGTCGAGCGCGGCGAGGACGGGGTTCCCGCCGCCGTCGCCGTCGCGCGTCACGTAGAGCAGCCGGCCGTCCGTCACGGCCGCGCCGAAGGAGGCGGGCGGCACGTCGCGGTGCCGCCACAGCTCCTCACCCGTCGCGGCGTCGAGCGTCACCAGGCC is a genomic window containing:
- a CDS encoding glycoside hydrolase family 64 protein gives rise to the protein MGALAVMGAAAPAAAVGPDRLPITVANQSGRAEQVYVHVLGTNLATGRLGWVDAGGTFRQWPAGSNPPSPAPDSAIAGPSNGGAVTVQVPRGFSGRIYFSFGQRLPFSLTPDGLVQPAPWAGGDPTRDILFDWSELTYNDDGLWLNSSQVDMFAVPHSVSVTGASGQTRTTGRLVANGRQQIIDALRADPAWARSVVTRADGTVLRVLAPGKAASAGLLSATYLDGYIASAWNAYTSRTLTVQPFGDRPEVRYTGRTSGTTMRFTDTSGREVAAFQRPSSSDVWGCDGALHAPNDQVVGPIARTLCAALFRGTLGTSTTEPVLDAAQFYRSTPPNVYGRVVHEAMVDKRAYAFAFDDVGAFESLVHDRDPRSARVDLTPFTGGTTTDPGTPTTPTGQALVSRWNGKCLDVPGGTFTAGSRVQMWECNGTAAQRWRAVGGALRVGPDQCLDAAWGGTTNGTPVQIATCSGNAAQQWLLTAAGDLRNPQSNRCLDIADWNGADGARLHLWDCAGTANQRWTRA